From the genome of Streptococcus marmotae, one region includes:
- a CDS encoding ATP-binding cassette domain-containing protein: MLDLRNVRLAYSEKVLLETTHLQFHRGNLYTIYGKSGVGKSSLLNKIGLVAASDSAMEYFFDGQRIDSDNPALTSLFIAEEVAFVFQQQNLLNDLTVKENLLLPLQFYAESEASKELRIETILKEMGIEDLLDRYPEDLSGGEEQRVAIARALVADKNIILADEPTNSLDDENKWLVCSLLEDLARKFNKIVIVVSHDPTVIAIGDEQLHFQDKHLIGGTIRQSMEEAGEWQARIRTKVSIPLQKHRRHPLPRLLSAFVSLVVAIAVASFNIQSLFASRYQSLVSQSLENGFLVIHDTLQLNTKKVMDDFLSLTSEEINQIKDSGQIESVQPYMEFPSIGMTVENARDYLTAGRSTEPSVTINGQTVSLSKPYSIQPLFATNTTQRQIQYFDNTQTEGVYLSEQFINNEKLKNIVAGSEVSVSFYVPIALYENSIEKEGVIFKGDGDLYVKQERTFNVLGIVKSEYPFDYSPYSNSLFMDSQQMKRIQDEAIAENPLKETTLGGFNLKAWSPSAVHLIVKDSQTIPQEVQRIKALSSKFSIVSSFENYEQFSKGLQYIQNFLLLISGVLLVLVVAILSFVFYLVNRTRRFEVGILKALGYQTKQVLVLFFKELLLYGRRIFLISASILFILAVLPMQVLQLHLQDIIQFYLNSIMWLLCLTFTVLTISGLMPIYQTCKQSIVDTLRTNR; encoded by the coding sequence ATGTTAGATTTGAGAAATGTTCGCCTAGCTTATTCAGAAAAAGTCTTGCTAGAAACTACACATCTTCAGTTTCACAGAGGAAATCTCTATACAATTTATGGGAAATCAGGTGTCGGAAAATCCTCTCTGTTGAATAAGATTGGGCTAGTGGCAGCAAGTGATTCAGCGATGGAGTATTTTTTTGACGGTCAGCGAATTGACAGTGATAATCCTGCATTAACATCTCTGTTTATCGCCGAGGAGGTAGCTTTTGTATTTCAACAACAAAATCTTTTAAACGATTTAACGGTGAAGGAAAATTTACTGCTGCCCTTGCAATTTTATGCGGAGTCCGAGGCAAGTAAGGAACTACGGATTGAAACGATTTTAAAAGAAATGGGGATTGAAGACTTATTGGATCGCTATCCGGAAGATTTATCTGGTGGCGAGGAGCAGAGAGTTGCGATTGCCCGTGCCTTAGTTGCCGATAAGAACATCATTTTAGCAGATGAACCGACAAATTCTTTAGACGATGAAAATAAGTGGCTGGTTTGTTCACTCTTAGAGGATCTTGCTAGGAAGTTCAATAAAATTGTCATAGTGGTATCCCATGATCCAACTGTTATTGCAATCGGTGATGAGCAGCTTCATTTTCAAGATAAGCACCTCATTGGAGGAACAATCAGACAATCTATGGAAGAAGCAGGAGAGTGGCAAGCGAGGATACGGACGAAAGTTTCGATTCCCCTACAAAAGCATAGGAGACATCCCCTCCCACGGTTGCTATCTGCCTTTGTTTCACTAGTAGTAGCGATAGCTGTTGCGTCGTTTAATATCCAATCTTTATTTGCAAGTCGCTACCAATCTTTAGTGAGTCAATCTTTGGAAAATGGTTTCTTGGTAATTCATGATACGCTACAGTTGAATACCAAAAAAGTGATGGACGATTTTTTAAGTCTGACCAGTGAAGAAATAAATCAGATAAAGGATAGTGGCCAAATAGAATCTGTTCAGCCCTATATGGAATTTCCCAGTATTGGCATGACTGTTGAAAATGCTCGCGATTATCTAACAGCTGGACGAAGTACAGAGCCATCTGTAACGATTAATGGGCAGACGGTATCACTGAGTAAACCGTATTCTATCCAGCCTTTGTTTGCTACCAATACAACTCAACGACAGATTCAATATTTTGATAACACACAGACAGAGGGAGTATATCTATCAGAGCAATTTATCAATAATGAGAAATTAAAAAATATCGTTGCTGGATCAGAGGTGTCGGTTTCTTTTTACGTTCCGATTGCTCTGTATGAAAATAGTATTGAAAAAGAAGGGGTCATTTTTAAAGGAGATGGAGATTTGTATGTCAAGCAAGAGAGGACGTTCAACGTTTTAGGGATTGTAAAGTCTGAGTATCCTTTTGACTATTCTCCATATAGCAATTCTCTATTTATGGATAGTCAGCAGATGAAAAGGATTCAAGATGAAGCTATTGCTGAAAATCCCCTTAAAGAGACGACTCTTGGTGGATTTAATCTGAAAGCCTGGTCTCCAAGTGCGGTTCATCTAATTGTAAAAGATAGCCAAACTATTCCGCAAGAAGTTCAGCGCATTAAAGCTCTTTCTTCGAAATTTTCAATTGTGTCCTCTTTTGAGAATTATGAACAATTCAGCAAAGGTTTGCAGTATATCCAAAACTTCTTACTGCTCATTTCAGGCGTATTGTTAGTATTGGTAGTCGCTATTTTATCATTTGTATTTTATTTGGTGAACCGTACAAGACGATTTGAGGTTGGCATCTTAAAAGCCTTAGGCTATCAGACGAAACAAGTTCTTGTGCTGTTCTTTAAAGAATTACTGCTGTATGGCAGAAGGATTTTCCTTATTTCTGCAAGCATACTTTTTATTTTAGCAGTTCTTCCAATGCAGGTACTCCAATTACACTTACAGGATATCATTCAGTTTTACCTAAACTCTATCATGTGGCTTCTTTGTCTCACCTTTACTGTATTGACGATTAGTGGTCTGATGCCAATCTATCAAACCTGTAAACAGTCGATCGTTGATACACTGCGGACGAATAGATGA
- a CDS encoding zinc-dependent alcohol dehydrogenase family protein, whose translation MKAYTYVKPGEAAFVDVEKPVVRKPTDAVVRMLKTTICGTDLHIIKGDVPVVESGRILGHEGIAIVEEVGEGVTNFKKGDKVLVSCVCACGKCYYCRKGIYAHCEDEGGWIFGHLIDGTHAEYLRVPHADNTLYHTPEGVSDEALVMLSDILPTGYEIGVIKGKVEPGCTVAIIGSGPVGLAALLTAQFYSPAKIIMVDLDDNRLETALSFGATHKVNSADTEKAIQEIFDLTDGRGVDVAIEAVGIPATFDFCQKIIAIDGTIANAGVHGVPVQFDLDRLWIRNINVTTGLVSTNTTPQLLKAMESHKIAPEKLVTHYFKLSEIEEAYKVFSKAADHHAIKVIIENDISPEA comes from the coding sequence ATGAAAGCTTATACATATGTTAAACCAGGCGAAGCAGCCTTTGTTGATGTTGAAAAACCAGTGGTCCGCAAACCAACCGATGCTGTGGTTCGTATGTTGAAAACAACAATTTGTGGAACAGACCTTCATATCATCAAGGGAGATGTTCCAGTTGTTGAAAGTGGTCGGATTTTAGGTCACGAAGGTATTGCGATTGTCGAAGAAGTTGGTGAAGGTGTTACAAACTTCAAAAAAGGCGATAAAGTCTTAGTTTCTTGTGTCTGTGCATGTGGAAAATGTTACTATTGTCGTAAAGGGATTTATGCCCACTGTGAAGATGAAGGTGGATGGATTTTTGGTCACTTGATTGATGGTACACATGCAGAATATCTACGTGTACCGCATGCAGACAATACACTTTACCACACTCCAGAAGGTGTGTCAGATGAAGCTCTCGTTATGCTATCAGACATTCTTCCAACTGGTTATGAAATCGGTGTTATCAAAGGAAAAGTAGAGCCAGGCTGTACCGTTGCGATTATTGGTTCAGGACCTGTTGGTTTGGCAGCTCTTCTTACTGCACAATTCTATTCACCAGCGAAGATTATCATGGTGGATTTGGATGACAACCGTTTAGAGACTGCTCTTTCATTTGGTGCGACTCACAAAGTAAATTCTGCTGATACAGAAAAAGCAATTCAAGAAATCTTTGATTTAACAGATGGCCGTGGGGTTGACGTTGCCATTGAAGCAGTTGGTATCCCAGCAACATTTGACTTCTGTCAAAAGATTATCGCAATCGATGGTACAATTGCGAATGCCGGAGTACACGGTGTGCCTGTTCAATTTGATTTGGATCGTCTATGGATTCGCAACATTAACGTAACAACAGGCCTTGTTTCTACCAATACAACGCCACAATTGTTGAAGGCTATGGAATCTCATAAGATTGCTCCTGAAAAATTGGTTACTCACTACTTCAAACTCAGTGAAATCGAAGAAGCTTACAAGGTATTCTCAAAAGCTGCTGATCACCATGCCATTAAAGTCATTATCGAAAATGACATCTCACCAGAAGCGTAA
- a CDS encoding ABC transporter ATP-binding protein, translated as MSMLKVENLSVHYGVIEAVKNVSFEVNEGEVVTLIGANGAGKTSILRTISGLVRPSSGTISFLGNEIQRVPARKIVADGLSQVPEGRHVFAGLTVMENLEMGAFLRNNREENQANLKKIFARFPRLEERKNQDAATLSGGEQQMLAMGRALMSQPKLLLLDEPSMGLAPIFIQEIFDIIQDIQKQGTTVLLIEQNANKALSIADRGYVLETGKIVLSGTGQELLASDEVRKAYLGG; from the coding sequence ATGTCAATGTTAAAAGTGGAAAATTTGTCCGTCCATTACGGTGTCATCGAAGCAGTAAAAAATGTATCCTTTGAAGTCAATGAAGGAGAAGTGGTTACACTAATTGGTGCAAATGGTGCAGGCAAGACCTCTATCTTACGAACTATTTCAGGCTTGGTACGTCCATCTTCTGGGACGATTAGCTTTTTAGGAAATGAAATCCAACGTGTTCCAGCTCGTAAAATTGTAGCAGATGGCTTGTCTCAAGTGCCAGAGGGACGCCATGTTTTTGCAGGACTGACCGTTATGGAAAACTTGGAAATGGGTGCATTTTTGCGCAATAATCGCGAAGAAAACCAAGCTAACTTGAAAAAGATTTTCGCTCGTTTCCCACGTTTAGAAGAACGTAAGAATCAAGATGCAGCAACCCTTTCAGGAGGAGAGCAGCAAATGCTTGCGATGGGGCGTGCTCTCATGAGTCAACCAAAATTATTGCTCCTTGATGAGCCTTCTATGGGGCTTGCACCTATTTTCATTCAAGAAATTTTTGATATTATTCAAGATATTCAAAAACAAGGGACAACTGTGCTCTTGATTGAACAAAATGCCAACAAGGCGCTTTCTATTGCAGATCGAGGCTACGTCCTTGAAACAGGAAAGATTGTCTTATCGGGGACCGGTCAAGAGTTGCTCGCTTCTGATGAAGTTCGTAAAGCTTATCTCGGTGGCTAA
- a CDS encoding ABC transporter ATP-binding protein, whose product MALLDVQKLTKNFGGLTAVGDVTMELHEGELVGLIGPNGAGKTTLFNLLTGVYEPSEGTISLAGTTLNGKAPSKIASLGLGRTFQNIRLFKDMTVLENVLIGLSNHGKSHVLASFFRLPAFYKNEVALREKAIELLKIFDLDKDADTLAKNLPYGQQRRLEIVRALATKPKILFLDEPAAGMNPQETAELTQLIRKIKNEFNITIMLIEHDMSLVMEVTERIYVLEYGRLIAHGTPEEIKTNKRVIEAYLGGEA is encoded by the coding sequence ATGGCACTTCTTGATGTACAAAAATTAACCAAAAATTTCGGCGGTTTAACTGCTGTTGGTGATGTCACAATGGAATTACACGAGGGTGAATTGGTCGGCTTGATTGGACCAAATGGTGCAGGAAAGACAACCCTCTTTAATCTCTTGACAGGTGTCTACGAGCCCAGTGAAGGCACGATTAGTTTAGCAGGTACTACCTTAAATGGGAAGGCGCCTTCTAAAATTGCTTCTCTAGGATTGGGACGGACCTTCCAAAATATTCGACTGTTCAAAGATATGACGGTTTTGGAAAATGTCTTGATTGGCTTGAGCAATCATGGAAAAAGTCATGTCCTTGCCAGTTTTTTCCGCCTACCAGCCTTTTACAAGAATGAGGTAGCTCTACGTGAAAAAGCCATTGAACTCTTAAAAATCTTTGATTTGGATAAGGATGCAGATACCTTGGCCAAGAATCTTCCTTACGGACAACAACGCCGTTTGGAAATTGTACGTGCCTTAGCAACTAAACCCAAAATTCTCTTTCTTGATGAGCCAGCAGCAGGGATGAACCCACAGGAAACGGCTGAATTAACTCAATTGATTCGTAAAATCAAAAATGAGTTCAACATTACGATTATGCTGATTGAGCATGATATGAGCTTGGTCATGGAAGTTACAGAGAGAATCTATGTCTTGGAATATGGTCGCCTGATTGCACATGGCACACCAGAGGAAATCAAAACCAATAAACGTGTTATCGAAGCTTATCTAGGAGGTGAGGCCTAA
- a CDS encoding branched-chain amino acid ABC transporter permease: MARNLKVNAIWLAVLLAGFGVIQGLVATGILNFYYIQVVQQIGINIIMAVGLNLIVGFSGQFSLGHAGFMAIGAYSVGVLGKMMPSYAGFAISLLVGMVLAGGVALLVGLPTLRLKGDYLAIATLGVAEIIRIFIINGGKVTNGAAGIMGIPLFTNWQLVYAFVVITTIFTVNFLRSPMGRTVISVREDEIAAESVGVNPTKMKVIAFVFGAMTAAIAGGLHAGYVGTIVPKDFAFMTSVNILIIIVLGGLGSITGTFVAAIVLGVLNVYLKSYASVSMIIYSLALILLMIFRPGGLLGTKELSFARFFKKKEDAN; the protein is encoded by the coding sequence ATGGCAAGAAATCTAAAAGTAAATGCAATTTGGCTAGCTGTTTTACTAGCTGGTTTTGGAGTCATTCAAGGACTCGTTGCAACAGGTATCTTGAACTTCTACTATATCCAAGTAGTACAACAAATTGGGATTAACATCATCATGGCAGTCGGTTTGAACTTGATTGTTGGCTTTTCAGGTCAATTCTCACTTGGGCATGCTGGTTTTATGGCTATTGGTGCTTACTCAGTTGGTGTTCTCGGGAAAATGATGCCTAGCTATGCAGGTTTTGCTATTTCGCTACTCGTTGGAATGGTACTTGCAGGTGGAGTAGCCCTCTTGGTTGGTTTGCCAACTCTCCGTTTGAAAGGAGATTATCTAGCAATCGCAACGCTTGGTGTGGCAGAGATTATCCGTATTTTTATTATCAATGGTGGAAAAGTAACGAACGGCGCAGCTGGGATTATGGGAATTCCTCTCTTTACCAACTGGCAATTAGTCTATGCTTTTGTGGTGATTACAACGATTTTCACTGTGAACTTCCTACGTAGTCCTATGGGACGGACGGTTATTTCTGTCCGTGAAGACGAAATTGCAGCAGAATCTGTCGGGGTGAATCCTACTAAAATGAAGGTCATTGCCTTTGTCTTTGGTGCCATGACAGCAGCTATTGCGGGTGGTCTCCATGCAGGCTATGTTGGTACGATTGTACCAAAAGACTTTGCGTTCATGACCTCTGTCAATATTTTGATTATCATCGTATTGGGGGGACTTGGCTCTATTACGGGAACCTTTGTTGCAGCGATTGTCCTAGGCGTCTTAAATGTTTACCTCAAGAGCTATGCAAGTGTCAGCATGATTATCTACTCACTTGCCCTTATCTTGCTCATGATTTTCCGTCCAGGTGGTCTTTTAGGAACGAAGGAATTATCCTTTGCTCGATTCTTCAAGAAGAAGGAGGATGCGAACTAA
- a CDS encoding branched-chain amino acid ABC transporter permease, with product MLQQLVNGLILGSVYALLALGYTMVYGIIKLINFAHGDLYMMGAFMGYYFLNKLTFISNGGLRLFVALIATMIGTAILGVVIEFLAYRPLRNSTRIAALITAIGVSFFLEYIMVYFFTADVKPFPQVLDATKFNLGPITVDSIQLIILGVSLFLMVALQLIVQKTKMGKAMRAVSVDSDAAQLMGINVNRTISFTFALGSALAGAAGVLLGLYYNQIEPLMGMTPGLKAFVAAVLGGIGIIPGAALGGFVIGVIETFTYVIGLDTFRDAIVYIVLIIILLVRPSGILGKNVKEKV from the coding sequence ATGCTTCAACAACTGGTCAATGGTTTGATTTTAGGTTCTGTGTATGCCTTGTTGGCCTTGGGGTATACAATGGTATATGGAATTATCAAACTGATTAACTTCGCCCACGGGGATCTCTACATGATGGGAGCCTTTATGGGATATTATTTTTTAAATAAGCTAACCTTTATTTCAAATGGTGGTCTCCGCTTGTTCGTTGCCTTGATTGCTACCATGATTGGAACAGCAATTTTAGGCGTTGTAATTGAATTTTTAGCCTATCGACCGTTACGGAATTCAACTCGTATCGCAGCCTTGATTACAGCGATTGGCGTTTCCTTCTTCTTGGAATACATCATGGTTTATTTCTTCACCGCGGATGTCAAGCCTTTTCCGCAGGTCTTAGATGCAACAAAATTTAACCTTGGCCCTATTACCGTGGACAGTATCCAATTGATTATCTTGGGAGTGTCTCTCTTCTTGATGGTAGCCTTGCAGTTGATTGTTCAGAAAACAAAGATGGGGAAAGCCATGCGTGCTGTTTCTGTTGATAGCGATGCAGCACAGCTAATGGGAATCAATGTCAATCGTACGATTAGCTTTACTTTTGCGTTAGGGTCAGCCTTGGCAGGAGCAGCAGGGGTCTTACTCGGTTTATACTACAACCAGATTGAGCCACTTATGGGGATGACACCTGGTTTGAAAGCCTTCGTTGCTGCGGTTCTAGGCGGAATCGGAATTATTCCTGGTGCTGCGCTAGGTGGCTTTGTTATCGGAGTCATTGAAACCTTTACCTATGTTATTGGCTTAGATACCTTCCGTGATGCGATTGTCTACATTGTCTTGATTATCATTTTATTGGTAAGACCAAGTGGTATTCTTGGCAAAAACGTGAAAGAGAAGGTGTAA
- a CDS encoding ABC transporter substrate-binding protein — protein sequence MKTSKFKLALLSFASAALLAACGNVSSTNSSATGTELKEDTLKIGYNLELSGAVSSYGQTEKNGADLAVKEINAAGGVDGKKIEVVAKDNKSETAEAATVATSLASEGVNIIIGPATSGASGASIANVTAAGVPMITPSGTQTDLVVNSEGKVQDFFFRTTFTDGYQGEIMAEYATKNLNAKKVVLYYDNSSDYGKGVAESFQNAYKGEIVSTITFASGDKDFQAALTKLKGLDFDAIIMPGYYNETGTIVKQARGLGIDKPILGSDGFDSPLFAELATASAANKVYYLSAFVPSASDRAKGFHDAYMKEYGEEPSMFSALAYDSVYMAAEASKGTKNSVEVKDKLAALKDFDGVTGKMSIDKDHNVVKSVYVVSLKDGKADTVDTVSLAETAK from the coding sequence ATGAAAACAAGTAAATTCAAATTAGCATTGCTTAGCTTTGCTTCTGCAGCGCTTCTTGCTGCCTGCGGAAATGTATCGAGCACCAACTCATCTGCGACTGGTACGGAATTAAAAGAAGATACATTGAAAATCGGTTATAACTTAGAATTGTCAGGTGCTGTTTCATCTTATGGTCAAACAGAAAAAAATGGTGCTGACCTTGCTGTAAAAGAAATCAATGCAGCAGGTGGTGTTGACGGTAAAAAAATCGAAGTAGTTGCGAAAGACAACAAATCAGAAACTGCTGAAGCAGCGACTGTTGCAACCAGCCTTGCTAGTGAAGGTGTAAATATTATCATCGGCCCTGCAACTTCAGGTGCGTCAGGCGCTTCTATCGCAAACGTAACAGCTGCAGGTGTACCAATGATTACTCCTTCAGGAACGCAAACAGACCTCGTTGTGAACAGCGAAGGAAAAGTACAAGATTTCTTCTTCCGTACAACCTTTACGGATGGATACCAAGGTGAAATCATGGCAGAATATGCGACAAAGAACTTGAACGCTAAGAAAGTTGTTCTTTACTATGATAACTCTTCAGATTATGGTAAAGGTGTTGCAGAATCCTTCCAAAATGCTTACAAGGGTGAGATTGTCTCAACTATTACCTTTGCTTCAGGTGATAAAGATTTCCAAGCAGCCCTTACAAAATTAAAAGGTCTTGACTTTGATGCCATTATCATGCCAGGTTACTACAATGAAACAGGGACAATCGTCAAACAAGCACGTGGTCTTGGTATTGACAAACCAATCCTTGGTTCAGACGGTTTTGACTCACCATTGTTTGCAGAATTGGCAACAGCTTCAGCAGCCAACAAAGTTTACTACCTTTCTGCCTTTGTTCCGTCAGCAAGCGACCGTGCCAAAGGATTCCACGATGCGTATATGAAAGAATACGGTGAAGAGCCTTCAATGTTCTCAGCACTTGCTTATGACTCAGTTTATATGGCAGCAGAAGCATCAAAAGGAACTAAAAACTCTGTAGAAGTAAAAGATAAATTGGCTGCTTTGAAAGACTTTGACGGTGTAACTGGTAAAATGTCTATCGACAAAGACCACAACGTTGTAAAATCTGTTTACGTGGTGAGCTTGAAAGACGGTAAAGCAGACACAGTTGATACAGTATCTCTAGCAGAAACCGCTAAATAA
- a CDS encoding YlbG family protein has protein sequence MVFEKQERVSLAVYLHYNRDARKLSQYGDIIYHSRRLRYLLLYVPQESVETLMATLKKERFVKKVVPSHFKEMDRDFVGSLWRQEEEKNSL, from the coding sequence ATGGTATTTGAAAAACAAGAACGAGTGAGTTTAGCAGTTTATCTACATTACAACCGCGATGCGCGAAAATTGAGTCAATATGGAGATATTATCTATCATTCTAGGCGTTTGCGCTATTTACTGTTATATGTTCCTCAGGAGAGCGTTGAAACTTTGATGGCCACATTAAAAAAAGAACGGTTTGTGAAAAAAGTTGTTCCGTCGCATTTTAAAGAAATGGATAGGGATTTTGTCGGCAGTTTATGGCGTCAAGAAGAAGAGAAAAATAGTTTGTAA
- a CDS encoding ATP-dependent Clp protease proteolytic subunit, whose product MEKENTMIPVVIEQTSRGERSYDIYSRLLKDRIIMLTGPVEDNMANSVIAQLLFLDAQDPTKDIYLYVNTPGGSVSAGLAIVDTMNFIKADVQTIVMGMAASMGTIIASSGAKGKRFMLPHAEYMIHQPMGGTGGGTQQTDMAIAAEHLLKTRNTLEKILADNSGKSIKQIHKDAERDYWMSAKETLEYGFIDQIMENNQLK is encoded by the coding sequence ATCGAAAAGGAGAATACTATGATTCCTGTAGTTATTGAACAAACTAGCCGTGGGGAACGCTCGTATGATATTTACTCACGCCTCTTAAAAGATCGTATTATCATGTTGACAGGCCCAGTTGAAGACAATATGGCAAATTCTGTCATTGCCCAGTTGCTCTTCCTTGATGCGCAAGATCCAACCAAGGATATTTATCTCTATGTCAATACTCCTGGTGGTTCTGTCTCAGCAGGTCTTGCTATTGTGGACACCATGAACTTTATCAAGGCAGATGTCCAAACCATTGTTATGGGGATGGCAGCTAGCATGGGAACCATTATTGCGTCGAGTGGTGCTAAGGGCAAACGCTTCATGTTGCCACATGCAGAGTACATGATTCACCAACCAATGGGTGGTACTGGTGGTGGTACGCAACAGACTGATATGGCGATTGCAGCTGAGCACCTATTAAAAACCCGTAACACACTAGAAAAAATTCTAGCAGACAATTCAGGAAAAAGTATCAAACAAATCCACAAAGATGCAGAACGTGATTACTGGATGAGTGCTAAAGAAACCCTTGAATATGGCTTTATTGACCAGATTATGGAAAATAATCAGTTAAAATAA